The Vespula pensylvanica isolate Volc-1 chromosome 22, ASM1446617v1, whole genome shotgun sequence sequence CCATATATTCTAAAACTGTTAGCTTTCGATTATGTATccaaaaaatttgttttctgtATAACAGTAATATccaaattaataatagtaagggaaataacaatgataatgtAAAAGACGAAATTCGATAGAATTGATAAATGGTTCAAATTCAAGTAAATCGAAAACATTCAGCTATATGATTTAACATATATTGAAATGCTGTTGAAGGTGAAGAGCCAAATCTTTGTCTCCATAGATACCTTGATATTATATGCTGGCCTAACGAATGAGTAGTCTCTTGAATTTCTTCGCATATTTCTACTCCCGTTTGCCAAATAGTTTCTTAAAGAAATAGATGatgtaataaatacatttgcaataaaatatatttaaaaaatataagaaaagaatttaccCAAATTCTCAAGAAGTTTACACTTCCCTGGGGGATCGAATTTTTGTAATTGCTCCACACTAATAACTTTATATTGCTTTAATTCTGATAATGATTCATAGCTACAGCAACGAGCTTTATTATTAGCTATAATATAACTTCCAGGTACTGTGTGCCGTGTTATTTCTTTCAAGGCCTCTTCGACCATACTACATTTACTaacatctttttttacattatccaTTTTGATCGGctgaaaatgtaatattaatgtaaaaaatataaaaatatattttgcttCAGCTAATAGCTTTTTTACCTCTGGGATTGCTTCTATCATATGTAGCCACATACGCGGTGGCAAAGTATTTGCTTCAGCCATACACACTATAGTATGAGAATTATTGTTACGTTTTTTATTAGTACATGTATCGATATAATTCCTAGTCATACAACCCCCTGGAAATTCATCGACGATCACTATTGCACTCTTATCTCCTAAGATCCAATCTTCCGGATGACTCATCACGTACGTTTCTGAAACTTCGTCGCATCTTTCATATACTTTCTTAACTATATGAGTTTTAAtatctgaaaatatattataacaattcttgatatattttttatactatacTTATACGGCATtaacaattgaaaaaattattagaaatactAACCAAGATATGAGGCAGCATCCTCATAAGAAATCTTTTGACACCATCCTAATATCAATTGAAGGCACAATTTTAGATCACATTTTATTCCTAAAAAGAAGGACTTCTCTCTGATGGATTGTTTTTTAGTACAATCAGGACAAGtccaattatatttatccaCTATCCTGGCAGGATTCCAAACCAAACTTCTTCCTTTACAATCCAAATGAGGACAATTTGAAACAGTACGAATTAAACTCATTTCTTTCAACCAACCGCATAACTCTCCTTCGTGACCTTGTTGCAACATTGGACGTACAACAACATCGAAATATCCTCCATGATCCCCAAAATGGTCCGAACAGTCTCTGTTacacgcatgtatatataaaaaacttaGTAAGATTGAACAAAGATACGTACAAATACAgacacaaatttttaatatatttcaaatttcacaaacattgaaataaacaattttttatttaaaatatttaatccattattactattattattattattaaatatattatttacaaagaaataaaacaattttataaaccTGATATTACatcagttttatatatatttataattcttagatacaaatttttctataccattgtatttgtattataagCTATGCGAAGATAGAGGGAATATAGGGGTGAAAAAATCAATACAGTGTCATTCATAATCATGGTCCAagaatttcattcataatacTATTGTTCCTCTATACGCTAATCGACTCGCTAATTTATCATATTGCGTAAACGTGATCgtgaacaagaaagaaagagagagagctcaTTAAAATACAGAGTTTATGTAAACAGATGCAGTTTGTCACGCTTCACATGCAACAAGTATTCGATCAATCCTAAGCTTCTAATCTGTATATAGTTACCTTGTCGTTTTCACTTTCgcatttttcatcttttacaTTCGCTCTTATATTATGTACTTGTAGCTATGCAAAAACACACCacagaatttaatttaacataatatacaaacaaaatgaaacgtaagaagaaaaaaaaggaaaaacagaaaaaaaataatcaaagccACTACTGTCTGCTCCGGACAGAGGGGATTTCTATCAGCTCCAACTATAGCGTTAGTTAACTACCCTCCGATCTGTGCGCCGTCTGgtgttatttttatcaattatactcgattgttttctatttctaattttttaattaatatttttatgatatgaCATTTCTAGTTCTGTTAACGATGCtccgatatataattttctattaaaaggacatattaaattctattccggtaaacatttctttattactGAATAATAGTAAAGTTCTTCGTTGATGACTAATGGTAAAGTAAGGTATCTGTTTTACCATCAgctaaattaaatatttgtttcttatcaCCAGTAGGTGGCGAAAAAATCAGTTTAGAGCACCATCTAGACAGTTCGCTTCGGCCCCTCGAAGTTAGTTGGTCGTTGCAAAGTTAACCACGGTTCCCCTTTAGTTAGTTTTACCCCTGTCACAGTTAGCTACGACCCTACGATGTTAGACCCCTTGATGCATTTCCTTTCGAAAGAATTACGAGTAActcttttatccttcttaTTTTGAAATTGTGAAGATCTTATAGATATCGCGTGCGCGTCCTTTTTTTGAAACGAATACTaccattatttctttcgatcgaagagcttaatttaaaaaaaaaaaaaaagcatcaAGATAGATTTActttagtaattattatacgtgtacaataattatgtaattatatgaAACCCAAAATACAAAGAATCCTTTCGAAACgctttgcattttttattatagatcgtATTGCGAACATTGAAAACTGTTTAAAGTAATTAAAGCGCATTGAATGATCGAATACtttgcatttctttctttttgattttttttattttttattaattttttttccattttttttttattacgaacatGTTTTACAAAGCAAAATCgtgtgatggtggtagtggtgaaTGTTGGGTGGAGGCTGAAGAACTACAAGAGTTAGTGTCGCTGGGTACAATTTAACAAGGATTTTCGGAGGAGTGCAGATATAAGGACATCGGCACGTTGATATAAAAAGTACTCTTTAAAAGATAGCGTGAGGATTTAGGCCGGCACATTCATTCAaccattttcttatttcttctttttttctcttcttttcttcttcttcttcttcttctttctttttttttttttttgcatttttcttttctattgttGTTTCACAACATACACACAGAATATACTGCCACTTtcatatgtatgcatttaaCAGAACCCCTTTCAGAAGAAGCTTTAggttttgtatttctttttcttgcaagTTTGCTTTAACATGCCcgatattttgtatttctcgatgtatacttataaaaaaaataccacGATAAACGACGTGACAAATTCtgtacaatttcttttcgcaTCTCGACAagttttttttcgtcttcttttttttttttgttctttttttcctcccttttttttcgttttttcttttttttttttttttttgattggtacatatttttttttttttcctttgctaaaaatacaaattaaatacgtcttatattttccattataaCATTGCTACCTTCAGGTCCACGATTTTCTTGACGATTAGAAGAATTTGGCCGGTGTCGCGTTTTTATCCCGCGTAAATGCATATATCTAACGGTGTCATGATTTCTAAGAACGCATGCACGTTGATCAGCATCGATAAACATTAATCTTTTACTACACAACTTTTGTCGATCCTATGAAGAGAGAATGTGCATAGGTACGAATttcatataatctttttttctctgttgtATGTTACGAGCGAAGAAAAtactttgttgttttttttttctttctctttttttttttgtgtcttttttttttcttttttattgtttttctcaacgacgtatgtatatacgatgaATATCTCGCAAAATAATTCTGATAGTTACATCTGTAGAGAATATTTGTATCATATTATTGTTCGACGAAACGAGATAACCATTACTGGAAGCTACGTACAAaacaaagtgaaaaaaaaagaaaaagaaataagaaagaaaagaaaaaaaaaagaagaagagattataaattatattgagaacgtattatattttattctcattaACAAACAATTCGCGATGCGA is a genomic window containing:
- the LOC122636569 gene encoding uncharacterized protein LOC122636569 isoform X1, which produces MKNAKVKTTRDCSDHFGDHGGYFDVVVRPMLQQGHEGELCGWLKEMSLIRTVSNCPHLDCKGRSLVWNPARIVDKYNWTCPDCTKKQSIREKSFFLGIKCDLKLCLQLILGWCQKISYEDAASYLDIKTHIVKKVYERCDEVSETYVMSHPEDWILGDKSAIVIVDEFPGGCMTRNYIDTCTNKKRNNNSHTIVCMAEANTLPPRMWLHMIEAIPEPIKMDNVKKDVSKCSMVEEALKEITRHTVPGSYIIANNKARCCSYESLSELKQYKVISVEQLQKFDPPGKCKLLENLETIWQTGVEICEEIQETTHSLGQHIISRYLWRQRFGSSPSTAFQYMLNHIAECFRFT
- the LOC122636569 gene encoding uncharacterized protein LOC122636569 isoform X2, which translates into the protein MKNAKVKTTRDCSDHFGDHGGYFDVVVRPMLQQGHEGELCGWLKEMSLIRTVSNCPHLDCKGRSLVWNPARIVDKYNWTCPDCTKKQSIREKSFFLGIKCDLKLCLQLILGWCQKISYEDAASYLVSETYVMSHPEDWILGDKSAIVIVDEFPGGCMTRNYIDTCTNKKRNNNSHTIVCMAEANTLPPRMWLHMIEAIPEPIKMDNVKKDVSKCSMVEEALKEITRHTVPGSYIIANNKARCCSYESLSELKQYKVISVEQLQKFDPPGKCKLLENLETIWQTGVEICEEIQETTHSLGQHIISRYLWRQRFGSSPSTAFQYMLNHIAECFRFT